GTGAGCAGCGCTTGCGCCAAAGCCACCCGCTGCTGCTCACCCCGGGATAGGGTCCGCACATCGCCCCGCTCCAGGAGGCCTTCCAGCCCCAGCATGGCCACCAGGTGCTGTAGAAGCTCCCGATCAGGGCTTTCACCCCGACAGCGCACGCCAAAGGTGAGGTTTTCCAGCACCGAGCTGCGGGGAAGCAAGGGCAAATGCTGGGAAAGGTAAGCCATGCGCCGCTGCCGGGGGGGGACCGCCAACACCGGCTGCCCCTGGCACAAAACCGCGCCTTCTGCGGCTGGATGCCAGCCGGCCATGGTTTCCAAAAGCACGGTTTTGCCGGCACCGGAAGGACCCAGCACCACCAGGTACTCGCCGGCAGCCACGGTGAGGTTTACGGGCCCTAGCTGGAACGACCCGCGCCGCACCACAAGCCCTTGAAGTTCCAGCGCCGGGTTCACCGTTTCTCCCAGTACCGCACCGCAGCCAGGGCCAAAGCGGCCGCCAGCACCAAAACCAAAGCCAGTTGGGCAGCCAACCGCAGCTCCCCGGCGCTTAACGCCATGTAAACCCCGGTGGCCAGGGTTTCGGTGCGCCCGGGGATGGTTCCGGCCACGGTAACGGTGGCGCCAAACTCCCCCAAGGCCCGACCAAAGGCCAGCACCGCTGCAGCCAAAAGCCCGGGTTTGCTGGCCGGCAGCGTGACCTGGGTGAGGACGAACCAGCGGGCTGCCCCGTAGGTGATGGCGTGTCTTTCCAGCTCCCAGCTCGCTTGCGCAAAGGCAGCGGCGGCGGTGCGCACCACCAGGGCCAAGACCACCGTGAACTGGGCCAGCACCACGCCGGGGAAGCGGAAGGTCACACCGATGAGCCTTTCCAAAAGCGAGCCGGGGGGGAACTGCAGAAAAAGCAAAAGCGCTGTGCCCAAAGCCACCGGGGAAAGCACCAGCGGCAGGTCCAAAAGCAGACCCACCCAGCCCCGTCCGCCCCAGCGGCTGCGGGCCAGCCACCAGGCGGCCGGCACCCCCAAAAGCAGGGCCAACAACGTGGCCAAGCTGGCCGAGGCCAAACTCAAACCCAGAGGGACCAGGATGGCGGTGGCCGGCTTTCGGCCAGGTCCCACCAGGGCCAAGCGCGCCAGGCCGGCCAAAAGCCAAAGCACGAAAAGGGCCAGCACCACCGCCGAGCTGGTGGCGGCAAGGCCGAAGGGGGACTGCCCTAGGGCTCGGTGCGGTAGCCGTACTTGCGCCAAATGGCCTTCCCTTTGGGTCCTGCCAGCCACCGGAGCACCTCCAGGGCTTTTCTGGGGTGTTTGGAGAACACCGAAACGGCGCCGGCCACCGAAGCTTGCTCCGGGGTGAGCTCCGGCGGAAGGGGCACTTCTTCCACTTCGCCGGGGAACCAGCGCACGAAGACGTCCCAGCCCAGCACCGCATCCACGGTTTTGGTGCCCAGGAGGTTGGCCACCGCCTCGCAGGAATGGGCCCGACCCAACCTGGGCATGATCCGCTCCCACTGCCCGGCGCGCTGCAGCACCTTTTCCCCGTACTCCCCCACGCACACGGTGCGGGGATCGGCAACCGCGGCGCGGATGTCCTCCCGGGCCAGGTCCGCAAGCCCCCGCACGTTTTTGGGGTTGCCTTTCAGCACCAAAAGCGCCGGGCGCAGGAAGACAAAATCCACCCGGGTTTTGGCATCCACCAGCTTTCGTTCGATGGCCCGCTCCAGCCAGTCGTGGCTGCCGGGGATGTAGATGTCGCCCTTTTGGGCCAGCTCCATTTGCGAAAGCACGGTTCCCGAGCCCCCGTAGGAAAAGGTCAGCCTGATCCCCAAATCCTGCTGGATAGCCACGGCGGCTTCGTCCAGAACCGGCTTGCTGGCGGCGCCGGCAAAGACCAAAAGCTCCGGGGGAGGGGCCGCGAGGCTCAAAACGAGCGCGAAAAGCATCAGGCCAGGGCCTCCTGCCTTTCCCGGTCGGTCTCCGGGTGGGCGGTGTGCCCCCGCAGTAAAGCAACGGCGTGGGGCAAGAGGGGCAGGATGACCTCCAGGTTTTCGCAGGCCGCCCGCCGGGACCCGGGGAGGTTGACGATGAGCGTGCGCCCCACAACCCCGGCAACCCCCCGCTGCAGCCACGCCCTGGGCGTCCTTTGGGCGGAAGCGGCGCGCATGGCTTCCGCAAGACCCGGCACCTCCCGCTGGATGACCCCCCGGGTGGCTTCGGGGGTCACATCGCGAGGCCCCAGGCCGGTGCCGCCCACGGTGAGGATGAGGTCCAAACCCCGGCTGGCCAGGTCCCGGAGGGTTTTTTGGATCACCGCCAGCTCATCGGGGACCACCGCAGCTTCGGCCACGAAGGCCCCAAGCTTTTCGGCCAGCAGCGCCTGTACTGCTGGACCGGCGGTGTCCGCTGCTTCCCCGCGGCTGGCGGAATCGGAAACGGTGACGACCGCAGCCACCGTGGCCTCCCGCGGGACCAGCCGTTCCACCTGGATGCTTTGCCCCGGGGCCACCGGGCCTCCCCGCACCACCCGGGCAAAAAGCCCGGCCCGGGGCATGATGCAGTCGCCGGTCTTGTAGTAAATGGCACAGCGGGTGTGGCACTCCTTCCCGACCTGGGTGATTTCCAGGCGGGCTTCGCCAACGGCCAGGCGGGTGCCAATGCCCAGCGAATCCAGGGACAAGCCCCGCACCACCAGGTTTTCCCCAAAAGCCCCGGGTTTGAGGTTTAAGCCCTTACTGCGCATGAAGTCAATGTCCGCCTCATCGAGCAAGCTCACCTGGCGGTGCCAGTCACCGCCGTGGGCATCGCCGGCCAAGCCAAAGCCGGCCACCAGCTCCCCGGAGGGGATGGCGTGCTTCGGGGTGCCCTTCTTTTCCGAAATGCAAACGAACGCCACTTCACCCTGCATGGCTTTCCTCCCGTCGCCAAAGGCCGGACTTGCCGCCTTCCTTTTCCAAGAGCCCCAGGTTTTCCAAAACCATGCCTTTGCCCAGCGCCTTGAGCATGTCGTAAAGCGTCAAACCGGCCACGGTCGCCGCGGTGAGCGCCTCCATTTCCACACCGGTCTTGGCAAAAGCCTTGGCTTCCGCGCGAATGTGGATGCGGTCGGCTTCCAGCGCGAAGTCCACCTGCACCCAGTCCAGGGGGAGCTGGTGACAGAGGGGGATGAGCTCCCAGGTGCGCTTGGCGGCGGCAATGCCGGCCAGGCGAGCCGCTTCGAACACGTTGCCCTTGGGTGTTTTGCCTTCCCGAACGGCCCGGGCAATGGCCTCCCCCACCACCAGGGTGGCGGCGGCCACCGCCCGCCGGTGGGTTGGGGCCTTTTCCCCCACGTCCACCATCCGCGTGCGGCCCTGCTCATCCAAATGAGTAAGCTCGCTCATGCTAGCCTCCCACGGCGCTCATGGGGAGCTGGGATTGCATGGCCGCCGGCGGCTTTTTGTCCGCCAGGTACGGCCAAAGCTCCGCCAGGGCCTTTTTCTCCCCCTGGCGCAGGAGCGCCACCAGGGGCACGGTGTAGGGGTCCATCAGGCAGCGCCGTAGCCTCCCCTGGGCATCCAAACGCAACCGGTTACAGGCATCGCAGAAGCTGTGGGAAACCGGGGTAATCCAGCCCAACAGCACCTCGCCACCGGAAAAGCGGAACAGCGTGCGGCGGGCCGGGCCGTTCGCTTGCCCCACCAGCGGGATAAGCTCCCCCTGTTGAGCAAGAAACGCCTGCACCTTTTGGGCGCTCACGTACTCCCGCTCTGCCCAGGCGGCCTCCGTGCCGGTGCGCATGAGCTCGATGAAGCGCAGCTCAAGCTTTTGGGCGCAGGCGTAAGCCAGAAGTTCCGGCACGTCCTCCCGAAAGGTTGAGGCCCGCAGCACGGCGTTGAGCTTCACCGGCGAAAGCCCTTCCCGCTGAGCAGCAGCAATGCCCGCCAGCACCTCGGTGACATCTCCACCGCGGGTGAGCTCCCGGAAGCGCTCGGGGTTTAAGGTGTCAAGGGAAACGTTCACGCGGGCAAGCCCTGCGGCTTTGAGCTCGGCTGCCAGGGCCGACAAGCGGGTGCCGTTGGTGGTCATGGAAACTTCCTCGATGCCGGAAAGGCCCGCTAGCATCGCCACCAGCCCCACCACGCCCTTGCGCACCAAAGGCTCACCGCCGGTGAGCTTCACCCGGTTCACCCGCAGGTGCTGCACCAGAAAGGCCACGGCCTGAGCGAGCTCTTCCAAGCTCGGGAGCTGGCTGTGGGGGATAAAAGCCACCCCTTTGGCCGGCATGCAGTAGCGGCACCGCAGGTTGCAACGGTCGGTGAGAGAAAGCCTTAACGTTTGGGGCTTTAAGGAAGGTGGGGGTTGAGCGGTCACGTTGCCTCCTTTCCAAAGCCGGGAGGTCGCCCCGTTTCCAGGACGGCCCTTGGGGTCCACCGGCCCCTTGGCCGGTGCCCACCGCCCGTCCGCCTTGGGCGCAAGCCTTTAGGCGGCCCGGGTCGGAGACAATCACACTATGGGGCTTTTATCAGCAAAAGGCAAGCTGCTCGTGAAGTAAGA
This Thermoanaerobaculum aquaticum DNA region includes the following protein-coding sequences:
- a CDS encoding MOSC domain-containing protein; translated protein: MQGEVAFVCISEKKGTPKHAIPSGELVAGFGLAGDAHGGDWHRQVSLLDEADIDFMRSKGLNLKPGAFGENLVVRGLSLDSLGIGTRLAVGEARLEITQVGKECHTRCAIYYKTGDCIMPRAGLFARVVRGGPVAPGQSIQVERLVPREATVAAVVTVSDSASRGEAADTAGPAVQALLAEKLGAFVAEAAVVPDELAVIQKTLRDLASRGLDLILTVGGTGLGPRDVTPEATRGVIQREVPGLAEAMRAASAQRTPRAWLQRGVAGVVGRTLIVNLPGSRRAACENLEVILPLLPHAVALLRGHTAHPETDRERQEALA
- the moaC gene encoding cyclic pyranopterin monophosphate synthase MoaC; amino-acid sequence: MSELTHLDEQGRTRMVDVGEKAPTHRRAVAAATLVVGEAIARAVREGKTPKGNVFEAARLAGIAAAKRTWELIPLCHQLPLDWVQVDFALEADRIHIRAEAKAFAKTGVEMEALTAATVAGLTLYDMLKALGKGMVLENLGLLEKEGGKSGLWRREESHAG
- the moaA gene encoding GTP 3',8-cyclase MoaA yields the protein MTAQPPPSLKPQTLRLSLTDRCNLRCRYCMPAKGVAFIPHSQLPSLEELAQAVAFLVQHLRVNRVKLTGGEPLVRKGVVGLVAMLAGLSGIEEVSMTTNGTRLSALAAELKAAGLARVNVSLDTLNPERFRELTRGGDVTEVLAGIAAAQREGLSPVKLNAVLRASTFREDVPELLAYACAQKLELRFIELMRTGTEAAWAEREYVSAQKVQAFLAQQGELIPLVGQANGPARRTLFRFSGGEVLLGWITPVSHSFCDACNRLRLDAQGRLRRCLMDPYTVPLVALLRQGEKKALAELWPYLADKKPPAAMQSQLPMSAVGG
- the modA gene encoding molybdate ABC transporter substrate-binding protein yields the protein MLFALVLSLAAPPPELLVFAGAASKPVLDEAAVAIQQDLGIRLTFSYGGSGTVLSQMELAQKGDIYIPGSHDWLERAIERKLVDAKTRVDFVFLRPALLVLKGNPKNVRGLADLAREDIRAAVADPRTVCVGEYGEKVLQRAGQWERIMPRLGRAHSCEAVANLLGTKTVDAVLGWDVFVRWFPGEVEEVPLPPELTPEQASVAGAVSVFSKHPRKALEVLRWLAGPKGKAIWRKYGYRTEP
- a CDS encoding molybdate ABC transporter permease subunit; translation: MAGRTQREGHLAQVRLPHRALGQSPFGLAATSSAVVLALFVLWLLAGLARLALVGPGRKPATAILVPLGLSLASASLATLLALLLGVPAAWWLARSRWGGRGWVGLLLDLPLVLSPVALGTALLLFLQFPPGSLLERLIGVTFRFPGVVLAQFTVVLALVVRTAAAAFAQASWELERHAITYGAARWFVLTQVTLPASKPGLLAAAVLAFGRALGEFGATVTVAGTIPGRTETLATGVYMALSAGELRLAAQLALVLVLAAALALAAVRYWEKR